The Listeria cossartiae subsp. cossartiae genome includes a region encoding these proteins:
- a CDS encoding KH domain-containing protein, with the protein MEELILSIVKPLVDHPEDVVITPEETDTSLTYKLSVSKEDMGRVIGKQGRIAKAIRTLVYAVGSKNDKKIRLEIIE; encoded by the coding sequence ATGGAAGAACTCATTCTCTCAATCGTGAAACCCCTTGTTGACCACCCGGAAGACGTTGTTATCACGCCGGAAGAAACGGATACATCGTTAACCTACAAATTGTCTGTCAGTAAAGAAGACATGGGACGCGTGATTGGTAAGCAAGGTCGTATTGCGAAAGCGATTCGTACTCTTGTCTACGCAGTTGGCTCCAAAAACGATAAGAAGATTCGTCTTGAAATTATCGAATAA
- the rpsP gene encoding 30S ribosomal protein S16 has protein sequence MAVKIRLKRIGSKKKPFYRIVVADSRFPRDGRSIETIGTYNPLLDPVEVKIDEEATLKWMHNGAKPSDTVRNLLSREGIMEKFHNQKLGK, from the coding sequence ATGGCAGTTAAAATTCGTTTAAAACGTATTGGTTCTAAAAAGAAACCTTTCTACCGTATTGTAGTCGCTGATTCTCGTTTCCCACGTGATGGCCGTTCAATCGAAACTATTGGTACTTATAATCCATTACTTGATCCGGTTGAAGTGAAAATCGACGAAGAAGCAACTTTGAAATGGATGCATAATGGTGCAAAACCATCTGATACAGTTCGCAATCTTCTTAGCCGCGAAGGTATCATGGAAAAATTCCATAACCAAAAATTAGGTAAATAA
- a CDS encoding glycoside hydrolase family 88 protein: MPWRGVLDELENKIIDQLTEAEEHATYNGKWHGFLTIGYKNKRATVINFSYLCLANLINEMKKSAIKNQSEEAISFKIDVAVNYQLENLGEWNRKALKTKKNYYRRGIALNENFKMALMEQEINANAILLPGDEGLAINVENMNRYLIQTNKNQAQLNLTVDSTIVTFNTVGWFFDGKKIHELETSELEHGRRNIEQLNPDAVSELVGNAGKYLASQVNQTGEFNYGWFACFDKKIKHYNSLRHASTTYSMLEAYELTGDQAILEAATNALTYLEQNFIYEKDDVAFLIEPELREVKLGGSAATLLALTKYMKITGTKTYIPLCRKIANAILSLQADDGKFTHVLEYPSLEVKDVFRIIYYDGEAVFGLLRLYEIDRDSKWLDAATKSFDHFIRANYWQNHDHWLSYCANEITKYIPDEAYYEFGLKNAFDNLPFIYERETTFPTFLELTVATKEMSLRMETEGLETLLRDYPLDELEKTITKRALYQLNGYFYPELAMYYKNPARIEGSFFIRHQSFRVRIDDVEHNISGYVRYYHLLKQGKLSNEAETVK, from the coding sequence ATGCCTTGGAGAGGTGTATTAGATGAACTTGAAAATAAAATTATCGATCAATTAACAGAAGCCGAAGAGCACGCCACTTACAACGGGAAATGGCATGGTTTTTTAACAATCGGTTACAAAAATAAACGAGCTACCGTCATAAATTTTAGCTATCTTTGCCTTGCTAATTTAATCAACGAAATGAAAAAAAGCGCAATAAAAAATCAAAGTGAAGAAGCAATATCTTTTAAAATCGATGTTGCAGTCAATTACCAACTGGAAAATCTAGGCGAATGGAATAGAAAAGCTTTAAAAACAAAGAAAAATTATTACAGACGAGGCATTGCCTTAAATGAAAATTTTAAAATGGCTTTAATGGAACAGGAAATTAATGCGAACGCTATCCTTTTACCAGGTGATGAAGGGTTAGCTATCAACGTTGAAAATATGAATAGATATTTAATTCAAACAAATAAAAATCAGGCACAATTAAACTTAACCGTGGATTCAACCATTGTCACTTTCAATACAGTAGGATGGTTTTTTGACGGGAAGAAAATTCATGAGTTAGAAACGAGCGAGCTCGAACACGGTCGCAGAAATATTGAACAATTAAACCCGGATGCTGTTTCTGAATTAGTAGGAAATGCTGGGAAATATTTAGCGAGCCAAGTAAATCAAACGGGCGAATTCAACTATGGCTGGTTTGCTTGTTTTGATAAAAAAATTAAACACTACAATAGTTTGCGCCATGCAAGTACGACTTATTCGATGTTAGAAGCCTACGAATTAACAGGGGACCAAGCTATTTTAGAAGCAGCAACAAACGCTTTAACCTATTTGGAGCAAAACTTCATTTATGAAAAAGACGATGTAGCTTTTCTGATTGAACCAGAATTACGTGAAGTGAAATTAGGCGGTTCCGCGGCAACATTGCTTGCTTTAACGAAATATATGAAGATTACTGGAACGAAAACTTATATACCATTATGTCGCAAAATAGCCAATGCGATTCTTTCCTTGCAAGCAGATGACGGGAAGTTTACGCATGTTTTGGAATATCCTTCCTTAGAAGTAAAAGATGTTTTCCGGATTATTTATTACGACGGGGAGGCGGTATTTGGTTTACTTCGCTTATATGAAATTGACCGCGATTCCAAATGGTTAGACGCCGCAACAAAATCATTTGACCATTTTATTCGAGCTAACTACTGGCAAAATCATGATCATTGGTTGAGCTACTGCGCCAATGAAATCACGAAATACATTCCAGATGAGGCATACTACGAATTCGGGCTCAAAAATGCGTTTGACAACCTGCCGTTTATTTACGAACGCGAAACCACTTTTCCAACATTCTTAGAGCTTACAGTCGCTACAAAAGAAATGTCACTGCGGATGGAAACAGAAGGGCTAGAAACATTACTGCGCGATTATCCGCTAGACGAACTAGAAAAAACTATTACCAAACGCGCGCTTTACCAATTAAATGGCTACTTTTATCCAGAGCTTGCGATGTACTACAAAAATCCCGCCAGAATAGAGGGGAGTTTCTTCATCCGCCACCAGTCTTTCCGCGTCAGAATTGATGATGTAGAGCATAATATTTCCGGATATGTGCGCTATTACCACCTTCTAAAACAAGGAAAACTAAGCAATGAAGCCGAAACCGTAAAATAA